GACATGGCCACCATCGCCACGTACAGCGCCATGGCGCCGCCGAATTCCTTGAGATACAGGCGTCGCGCCTGGATTTGATGCATGAGGTCGTTCTCCGGTTGTGTAAAGCGTGCTTGACATTGTGGCGATGCGGTTTTGCTGTGTCAAGGTTCCTTTACATCGACAGCCAAAATAAAACCGGCCGCGGCCGGTTGGGGATCGACGGGGCGATCAGGATTGGGTGGCGGCGGTGGCCTCGGTCGGCGTCAGGGTGGACGGCGCCGGCGCGGCATCCGGGCTGGCGGCCTCGGACCGTGCCGCGGGCGCCGGGGCGGCAACCGCGGCGGGCGGCGCGTCGGCCGGTTTGGCGGCCGGCGCACTGGCGGTGCTGGTCGGCGCGGCCTTGCCATTGGCGGCGGTGGCCGCCTTGCCGTCCGCGCCCTTGACCTCGGCCTGGGCCGGCTTGGCCGGGGCGGTGATGTCCATGATGAGTTCGACCCGGCGGTTGGCGGCGCGGCCGGCCGGCGTGTCGTTGGACTCGATCGGACGCGTCTCGGCGTAGCCCACGGCACGCAGGCGGCTGCCGGCCACGCCGTCGCGCACCAGTTCGCGCAGCACGCTGGTGGCGCGGCTGCTGGACAGTTCCCAGTTGGAGGCGAACTGGCGGGTCTGGATCGGCACGGGGTCGCTGTGGCCCTCGACCGATACCTGGTACTCGTTCTTGTTGAGGATCGCGGCCAGGCGCTTGATCACGTCCAGGCCCGACGGGCTGAGGGTGGCCTGGCCCGACGGGAACAGCAGTTCGTTGCTGATGCGGAAGCTGACCGATTGCTCGTTAATGATGACGTCGACCGACTTGCCCAGGTCGCCCAGGCCAAGCGATTCCTTGGACGGCGCTTTCAGGGGCGGGGCGGCCTGCGCCAGCACCTCGCCCTCGGCGGCCGGCGCGTCCGCGGCCGCGGCCGTCGCCGCGGCGCTGGCCGCGGGCTTGCCGGCGTCGGCCCAGCTGGCGGGGATGGCCGGGGTGTCGAACTCGGCGTATTCGCCGTCGTACGCGGGCAGGCCCTTGGCCGCGAGGCTGCCGACCAGGTCAACCGGCTGCTCGCCGGCGTCCTGGAAACCGCCATGCAGGCGCGACACGGCCAGCATCACCACCAGCATGGCCAGCAGCAGCGTGATCAGGTCCAGGTAGCTCAGCAGCCAGTTCTCGGCGTCGCTCTCGACCGTTTCGTCGACGTGCCAGCGGGCGTAGCGGTCCTTGCGGTCGCTCTTGCTCGGGCGCCAGCCGCTATTGGCCGCTGCCTTCTGCGCGCGCAGCTGGGCCTGGCGGGCCTGCTCGATCCGCTGCGCCAGGGAGGGGGAAATCAGGCTCATTGACGCGCGGCGGCGGGGCGGGTGATGGACACGGGTTTGGCGGCCGTGGACACCTGGCCCTCGGTCTTGCCGCGGGGCGCGGAGGCGCCGCCGTCGTAGATTTCGTCCTCGACGTGCATGACGAACGAGTTCAGGGTCTCGCGCACCACGGCCGGGCCGCGCTTCTCGCACATCATCGAGATGCCCTGCAGCACCATGTTCATGGACTCGACGCGGCGCGCGGTGCGGCGTTCGAGCTTGACGGCGATCGGCTTGCAGACGAGGTTGGCCAGCAGGATGCCGTAGAAGGTGGTCATCAGGCCGATGGCCAGCTGCTGGCCGATGGTGGTCATGCTGCCGTCGCCCAGCACGGCCATCAGGTTGATCAGGCCGACCAGCGTGCCCAGCATGCCGAAGGCCGGCGCGAACGTGGCCATGACGCGGAACATCTGCGCCTCGGCCATTTCACGCGCCTTGAGCCGCGCCACGCGCCATTGCAGCAGCTCGATGATCTGGTCTTCGGGGGTGTTGTCGATGATCAGCTGCACGCCGGTGCGCAGGAACGGGTTGGTGACCTTCTTCAGTTCCAGCTCGACCTTGTGGACGTCGGTGTTCATCCACAGCTGCGCCATGTTGACCAGTTCCTCGATGTCGCGCTGCTGGTCGTGCTGGTCGTGGCGGAACACGGTGCCGACCAGCTTGAAGACCCGCATCACTTCGGACAGCGGATAGGCGATGAACAGCGCGGCGGCGGTGCCGCCCAGCACGATGGCCAGGCCCGGCAGGTTGAAGTACATGCCGGGGTTGGTGGCGGCCAGCGCGATGACGATGACCAGGGTGAGCAGGCCGACAACGGCGCCGATGACGGTAGACGGATTCATGGATCTTGCCCGATAGCGAGGGCATCCGGTTTACGGAATGCGGGAGAGTGGCAAATTCTAGCCACGCCGCGTCCGGGGCAATCCGCCGGAAAACGGGGCGAAAGGGGCGGTAAGCGCCGGCTTAAACCGCCGTTCAGGTGGCTGGCCCCGTACGGAGCGTCGAACGGAAAAACGGGGTCGGGCTTGCCTGCGCCAGGGGCGGCGGCGTGTGCGCGCCGGCCGGGATCAGCGCTTGCGCGCCTGCCATTCCTCGCGCGTGATTTCCCAGATCTCGGCCATCTGGCGTCCCGAGACGAAGCCGCGTTCCTCGGTGGCGACGCGCCGCATGCCGGTGCGGTCGGACAGCCGGCGCGAGCCGTCGTTGGCCACGGCCTTGGGCGCGCGCAGCACTGGCTGGCCGAGCACCTCGAACCAGTAGGCGGTGACCGCCTCGCTGGCCTCGGTCATGTAGCCCTGGCCCTGGTACAGCGGGTCGAGCCAGAAGCCGCGGTGGTTGCCGGGGTCGTCGCGCATCAGGCTGATCAGGCCGATGAGGCGGTCCGGCTCGGTGCGCGGGCGCAGGGACCAATGCCACTGCACGCCGCGCCGCATGGCGGGCAGCGCCACCTGTTCCACGTAGGTGCGCGCGCCATCGGCCGGGTAGGGCCAGGGCACCTGTTCGGCCAGGTAGCGCACCACTTCCCATTGCGGAAAGATGCGCTGGATGGCGGGCGCGTCGTCCAGGCACAGCGGTTGCAGCAGCAGGCGTTCGGTGCTCAGCGGAGGGTGAGGGGCATGGTCGGGCATCGCGGTCGGGGCAAGTGGGCCAGCGGAAATGTATATCATGGGCGGCAAAACGCGGCCAATCGCCCCGTGCCAGACGGCCGGGCCTATTGGCCGCAGCAACGGAGAAACACTTATGAATGCCAACGAAAACGTCAGCATGGCGCTTTTTTGCGACTTCGAGAACGTGGCGCTTGGCGTGCGCGACACCAAGTACCAGAAGTTCGACATCCGGCCGGTGCTGGAGCGCCTGCTGCTCAAGGGCAGCATCGTGGTCAAGAAGGCCTATTGCGACTGGGAGCGCTACAAGGAATTCAAGGCGCCGATGCACGAGGCCAATTTCGAGCTGATCGAGATCCCGCACGTGCGCCAGTCGGGCAAGAACTCGGCCGACATCCGGCTGGTGGTGGACGCGCTGGACTTCTGCTACACCAAGTCGCACGTCAACACCTTCGTCATCATCAGCGGCGATTCCGATTTCTCGCCGCTGGTGTCCAAGCTGCGCGAGAACAACAAGAAGGTGATCGGGGTGGGGGTCAAGCAATCCACCTCGGACCTGCTGATCGCCAACTGCGACGAATTCATCTTCTATGACGACCTGGCCCGCGAAGGCCAGCGCGCCGCCGACGCCCGCCGCGACAACCGCGGCGGCGGCAACGCCGGCCAGCGCCGCTCGCCCGACGAAGAGCGCCGCCGCAAGGAAGAACTGGAAGCCCGCAAGACCCAGGCGGTGGACATGGTGGTCGAGACCTTCGAGGCGCTGATGGCCGAACGCGGCGACAGCGGCAAGGTCTGGGCCTCGGCCCTGAAGGACGCCCTCAAGCGCCGCCGGCCCGACTTCAACGAGTCGTACTACGGCTTCCGGGCCTTCGGCAACCTGCTGGACGAGGCGCAGTCGCGCGGCTTCCTGGACGTCGGCCGCGAGGAAAAGTCGGGCACCTACGTGTATCGCGACAGCGCGGGCGGCACGCCGGCCAAGGTTGGCGGCAAGCCGGCGCTGCGCGCCATGGCGGCGGCGGTCGAGGCGCCCGAGAGCGCGGCGGATGCCGCCCCGGGCGCCCCGGCCGACGAGGCCGATGCCAAGCCTGCCCGTGGCGCGCGCGGCGGCCGCAAGAATGCGTCGGGTGGCCGCGGTGGCCGCCAGGGCGCGGGCCAGGCGTCGGGCCGCCAGGCTGGGGACCGCGACAGCGGCGAACCGGCGGCGCGCGAAGAGCGCGAGGCGTGGCCGCGGCAGGGCCAGGCGACAGCCGCCGTCGAGGCCTCTGCGGCGGTGACGCAGGCGGCTCCCGTCTCGCCTCCTGCGTCGATTTCCGAGCCCGCGGCCGTGCCCGCTTCGGATGACGTCCAATCCGCCGCCGAGGCCCAGGCCCCGGCGGAACCGAAGAGCCGGCGTGGCGCGCGCAGCGGCCGTGGCGCGGCCAAGACCGCCCGGACCGCCAAGGCGCCGGCCACCACCGCCAGCGACGCCGATTCCGGCGCGGCGGCGCCATCCGCCGGACGCGCCAAAGCCACGGCGCCCGCCGTCGCGGACGGCCCGGCGCCGGAAAGCACGGCGCCGGACAATGCCGCGCCCGATGCGGCCCCGGCCAAGCCGGCGCGCAAGACCGCCACGCGCGCGCGCCGTCCGCGCAAGGCCGCCGACGCCGAGTAAACCGGCGCGTGGGCCGGGGCCGGCGCCGCGCCGCCGGCCGTTCAATCCGTCACGGGGCCCCGGCCGTCATAGCGGCCGGGCGTGACGCCGTATTCGCGCTTGAACATGGCGATGAAGGCGCTGACGTTGTCGTAGCCCGACTCCAGGGCGGCGGCGGTCACGCCATGGCCGGCCGCCAGCATTTCCTGCGCCCGCATCAGCCGGGCGCGCTGACGCCACACCCCCAGCGACAGGCCGGTCTCGGCCAGGAAGCGGCGCGCCAGCGTGCGCGGCGCCATGCCGATGGTGTCGGCCCAGGCGGCCAGCGGCCGGGTGTCGGCGGGCGCGTCCGACAGCGCCAGCGCCAGGCGTTGCAGCCGCGGCTCGCGCGGCAGCGTCAGGCCGTCGCCAGCGCGCGGCAGGGTCCGGATTTCGTCGCGCACCACCTCGGCGATGCGGACCTGGGCGGCGTTCCAGGCCGCGTCCGGCCAACCGGCGGCGCGCTCGACCGCCGCCAGCAGCAGCGCCGACGCCTGCAAGGCGCAGGGCGCCGCCGGCAGCTCGGCGCAGGCCGCGGGGCTGAGGTAGACGCTGTAGCCCGCGTACGGGCCGTGCGAGCGCAGCCCGTGCGGGCAGTCAGGCGGAATCCAGATCGCGTGGGCGGGCGGCGCGACCCATTGGCGGTCGCCGGCCAGCACCGTGAGCAGGCCGCGATAGGCGCCGAACAGCTGGCCGCGCGCATGCTGGTGCAGGGCGGTGTGCCGCAGCGCCGTGTCCTGGCGCCGCACCGCCAGCAGCGCCGGGCCATCGGGCGCCGCGGCCAGATTGGGGGCGATCAGGGGCGAGGCGGCGGGGCGCGGGGGCGAAGCGGAAAGGCGCGCGGGCATGGCGGATCCAGGTTGGCACAAACACGGTATTGATTGTCAAAATTACCGCAGATTTGCCGCGCCGGGGCGATTATCGTGACCCTGTGCCCATCGACAGGAGAACATCATGCAAGCACAGGATCTATTGCCGGACGACCGGAACGTTGCCCAATTCGAGGGCGTGACCGTGCGCAAGGGCACGGTCGGCGCCTTCCTGGTGAACGCGCGGGTGTGGTGCGACGCCCAGGCGGCGCCGGCCGCACGCGACGTCGCCGCCCGCGACATGCGGGACGCCTTGCCGGCGCTGCGCGCGCTGGGGCTGTTCGAGGTGCTGGAAGTGCGCGACCCGGCGCTGCGGCGCTGGCTGGACACGGCCCAGGCCGCGTCCGCCGGCGACGGGGTCAAGGGGTGATGGAGTAGGGCAGCGGCGCGGCGGCGATGCGCGGGCCGTCGGCCGCGCCCAGTCGCAGGTCGCCCTCGGGCAGCGCGGCCAGCGTGGTTTCGAACAGCACCGACACGCCGTCCTGGCCGCGGGCGGCGTCGACGATGCGGCCGGTCGGCTCGCCCGGCTGGGTGGCGTCGAACACGTCCTGGCCGGCCAGCCCGGCATCGGCTACGCCGGCGTCGGCGATGGTGCCGAACGCCATGCGGCGCTTGACCGTGCCGCGGTAGTGGCTGCGCGCCACCACTTCCTGGCCGGGATAACAGCCTTTGGTGAAGCTGACGCCCTGGATCAGGTCCAGGTTGACGGTCTGCGGAATGAAGACGTCCTGGGTCGCCGTGGTGATCCAGGGGATGCCGGCGGCCAGGTCGGCCGCGTGCCATTGCGCGGCCGGTGCCAGGCCCAGCACGGCGGCCAGCGGCGCGGCCGCGGCCAGTTGTTCGTCGGACGCGATCCACCACCAGCGCGACGCGGCGCTGGCCGAGGGGGCGGCGATCCAGGTGCCCGAGGGCAGCTCGACGCGCTGCCAGGGCGTGCGCGGCAGGGCGCCGGCGGCCGCTTCCAGGGCGGCCAGCTGCGCCGGATCGGCCTGCACGCCTGCCACGTGCAGCGCGGCGGGGGCCAGCTTGACCTTGGCGCGCAGCACGAACATGGACAGGCGCTTGATCAGGGCCGCGGCCAGGTCCTGGCGCACCAGGGCGTACAGCTGCGGCGCGTCTTCGGTCGGGGCGGCGCCGCGCCACATCACCAGGGTCGCCAGCAGGCGGCCCTTGGCGGTGCAGTAACCGGCCAGGCGGGCGGCGTCGGCGGTCAGGCCGGTGACGTCCTGGGTCAGCTGGCCGTGCAGGAAGGTCAGCGCGTCGGCGCCGGCGGCGCTGAAAACGGTGAAATCATCCAGCGGCGCCAATTGCGCGCAACCTTCGGCGCGCGCCGGGATCGAAGAATGGAAAGCATGCATGGCTGCGTGGGCCCGTGACTCGTCATCAAAGGGTTGATGATAGCTGTGTTCTCATCTTGGCAGGCCCATGCCCGCGCAGGGCAAAGGGGCGCGCGACGCGCTCCGGCCCTCGTTTTGCTCCGACAGGTCCGCGCGATCCATTAAACTTCCCAGACTTATGAAGAAGCGACTCCGTTTTTACGTCCTGTGGTCATTCCTGCTCATCGTGCTGGCCGTCGCCGCGACCGTCGGCGCCGCCTGGCACTGGATGCATCGCCCCATTCCCCTGTCGGCCGACAGGATCGATTTCGTGGTGGACCCGGGCAGCAGCCCGCGCACCGTCGCGCGCGCGCTCAACGCGGCGGGCGTGCCGGTCTGGGAGCCGGGTTTCGTCTGGATGGCGCGCCTGACCGAACAGGACAAGCTGATCAAGGCCGGCGGCTACCAGGCCATCAACGGCGACACGCCCTGGCTGCTGCTGGAACGCATGGCGCGCGGCGACATGACCCAGCGCCAGATCACCTTCCTGGAAGGCTGGACCTTCCGCCAGATCCGCCAGGCGCTGCGCGAGAATCCCGACGTCAAGCAGACCCTGGGCGACATCAGCGATGAAGCCCTGATGGAGCGCCTGGGCTCGGACATCAAGCATCCGGAAGGCCTGTTCTTCCCGGACACCTACATCTTCACGCCGGGCAGCTCCGACTACGACCTGCTGCGCCGCGCCTACCAGGAAGGCCAGCGCATCCTGGACGACACCTGGGCCAAGCGCCAGGCCGATCTGCCGCTGTCCACGCCCTATGAGGCGCTGGTGCTGGCGTCCATCATCGAGAAAGAAACCGGCCATGGCCCGGAGCGCCGCCGCGTCTCGGGCGTGTTCACCAACCGCCTGAAGATCGGCATGCTGCTGCAGACCGACCCCACCGTCATCTACGGCATGGGCGACGCCTACCAGGGCCGCATCCGCAAGCGCGACCTGCAGACCGACACGCCCTGGAACACCTACACGCGCCCGGGCCTGCCGCCCACGCCGATCGCCGCCGCCGGCCGCGCGGCGCTGCTGGCCGCGGTGCAGCCCGAGCAGCACAAATTCCTGTTTTTCGTCTCGCGCGGCAACGGCACCAGCGAGTTCTCGGTAAACCTGTCCGAGCACAACCGCAACGTTTCCCGCTATATCCTGGGTCAGACACCGGCGGCGCGCCCGGCGCCGGCGGGCAAGCCCGCCGCCGCGCCCGCGCCTGCCGCCGCGCCGGCGCCCGAGGCGGCACCCACTTCCACGCCGGACGACGATCCGGCGCCAGCACAAGGACAAGAACAATGACCTCACGCGGACGCTTCATCACGCTGGAGGGGGTCGACGGGGCCGGCAAGAGCACGCATACCGAGTGGATCGCCGAGTTCCTGCGCGGCCAGGGCCTGGAGGTGGTCTCCACCCGCGAGCCTGGCGGCACGCCGCTGGGCGAAAAGTTGCGCGCCCTGGTGCTGACCGATCCGATGGGCCTGGATACCGAGACCCTGCTCATGTTCGCCGCCCGCTGCGAGCACCTGCACCAGGTGATCGAGCCGGCGCTGGCGCGTGGCGCCTGGGTGGTCTGCGATCGCTACACCGACGCCACCTACGCCTACCAGGGCGGCGGCCGCGGCCTGGGCGCCGCCCGCGTGGCGGCGCTGGAAACCTGGATGCAGGCCGGCCGTCCCGACCGCACCTGGCTGTTCGACGTGCCGCTGGCGGTGGCGCGGGCGCGCCTGGCCGATGCCCGCGAGCCCGACCGCTTCGAGCGCGAAGGCGCCGCCTTCTTCGAACGCACGCGCGCGGCCTACCAGGCCCGCGCCGCGGCCGAGCCCGACCGCATCCAGGTGATCGATTCGACCCGCGCCATTCCCGAGATCCGCGCCGAGCTGGAAGCCGGCCTGCGCCAACTGGTGGCGGCCCGTCCATGAGCGCGCCCCAGTTCCTGCCCTGGCAGATGGAGACGGCGCGGGCCTGGCTGGGCAACCGCGAGCGCTTCGCCCACGCCTGGCTGGTGCACGGCCTGGCCGGCATCGGCAAGCTCGACTTCGCCAACGCCGCCGCCGCCAGCCTGCTGTGCGAGACGCCGCAGGATGGCCTGGCCTGCGGCCATTGCGCCGCCTGTGCCTGGTTCGCCAGCGGCAACCATCCCGACCTGCGCCGCATCCGGCCCGAGGCCGTGGCGGTCGAGGAGGGCGCCGACGCCGCCGAAGGCGCGGAAGAAGCCGAGCCGGCCACGGGCGCGGCCAAGAAGGCGCCGTCCAAGGAAATCCGCATCGACCAGATCCGCTCGCTGGAATCCTGGTTCAACACCGCCACCCACCGCGGCGGCTGGCGCGTGGCGCTGCTGTATCCGGCGCACGCGCTGAACGTGGTGTCGTCCAACGCCTTGCTCAAGGTGCTGGAAGAGCCTCCGCCGCATACCGTGTTCCTCTTGGTGGCCGACGCGCCCGACCGGCTGCTGCCGACGCTGGTGTCGCGTTGCCGCCGCCTGCCGCTGCCGGCGCCCGACGCCGACACCGCCTTGCAATGGCTGCGCGCCCAGAACGTGGAGCCGGCGCGCGAATGGCTGGCGGCCGCCGGCGGCGCGCCGCTGGCCGCGTTGCGCCTGGCGCAGCATGCGGAAACCGCGTGCCCGCCCTGGCTGACGCAACTGGTTGGCCCGTTGGCCAAGGGCCAGACGCCCGACGTCGGCACCTTGGCCGAGGCCCTGGAAAAGGCCCCGCCGGCCGAGTGGATCGACGCGCTGCAACGCCTCTATACCGATCTGATGCTGGCCGCCGCCGGCGCGCCGGTGCGTTATTTCCCGGCGCTGGCCGCCGTCGTGGCCGAGGTCGCCGCGCGCATGAACACGGCGCGCGCGGCCGAGGCCGCGCGCTGGCTGACGCGCCAGCGGGCGCTGGCCACGCATCCCTTGAATGCCAAGCTTTTCGCCCACGCGACGCTGCAGCGCGTGGTGCTATCCTGCCAGGCGTAACCTGCCGCGGCGCGGCGACGGATCCGGCCTGTCCGGGCCGCCGTCCAGACGCCGCGCCTTTCCTCATCCAAGTCTCATGTACGTCGATTCCCACTGCCATTTGAATTTCCCCGAGCTGGCGGCCGACCTGCCCGCCATCCTCGAACGGATGGCCGCCAACCAGGTGACCCACGCGCTGGTGGTCAGCGTCAACCTGCCTGAATGGCCGGGCCTGATGTCGCTGGTCGAGCCGCAGCCGAACCTGTGGGCCTCGGTCGGCGTGCACCCCGACTACGAAGACACGCCCGACCCCGAGCCCGAGGAGCTGGCGCGCCTGGCGGCCCACCCCAAGGTGGTGGCCATCGGCGAGACCGGCCTGGACTATTACCGCCTGTCCGAGCCGCTGGACTGGCAGCGCGAGCGTTTCCGCCGCCACATCCGCGCCGCGCGCGACACCGGGCTGCCGCTGATCGTGCACACGCGCTCGTCGGCCGAGGACACGGTGCGCATGCTGCGCGAGGAGGGCGCCGCCGAGGTCGGCGGGGTGATGCACTGTTTCACCGAGACCTGGGAAGTGGCCCAGGCCGCGCTCGACCAGAATTTCCACATCTCGCTGTCCGGCATCGTGACGTTCAAGAACGCGCATGTGGTGCACGAGGTGGCCGCCAAGGTGCCGCTGGACCGCCTGCTGATCGAGACCGACTCGCCGTACCTGGCGCCGGTGCCGTACCGCGGCAAGCTCAATGACCCGTCCAAGGTGATCCACGTGGCCGAGAAGATCGCCGATCTCAAGGGCATCAGCGTGGCCGAGGTGGCACGCGCTTCCACGGATAATTTCTTTAATCTTTTCAATAAGATAAAGAAATAATTTAATGTCTATTATTTAAAGTAAATTATCAGGATTGCCCATGGCTGCCAGCGCTGCGTTCTCCCGTCACCGCCTCGTTTCGCATTGCCGCAGCGCGCTGCTGGCGTTGTGCGTCGCCGTCTCGACGCCGGCGTTGGCCCAGGCGGCCAATCCGTCGGACTGGTGGGTCTACGTCGCCAACGACTACCCGGACGAAATCAAGGACCTGCTGGCGCACGGCGCTGATCCCAACGTGCGCTACCGCAATGGCCAGCCGGCCCTGATGCGGGCGGTGGTGGACGGGGCCTGGAAGGTGTTCGACGTGCTGGCGGCCAATCCGCGCACGGACGTCAACGCCGAGAATCCGGCCGGCGAGACGCCGCTGATGTACCTGGCCATTGCCGGCCAGACCGACCGGGCGCGGGCGCTGATGGCGCGCGGCGCCCAGGTCAACCGGCTGGGTTGGACGCCGCTGCACTATGCGGCCTCCAAGGGCCAGCTGGCCATGGCCGGGCTGCTGCTGGAGCGCAAGGCGATGGTGAACGCGCCGGCGCCCAACGGCGAAACGCCGCTGATGATGGCGGCGCTATCGGGCAACAAGGCGATGGTGGAGCTGCTGCTGAAGGCCGGCGCCGACGTCACCACCCGCGATACCAAGGACCAGAACGCCGCGGACTGGGCCCGCACCGGCAAGTCGACCAGCCTGGCCGCGGAGCTGCAGACGTTGATCGCCCAGCAGGAGGCGGCCAAGCGCGCCCGCCGCGCCAGCGGGCCGGCGGAGCCGGAACCCGACCCGGCGCAGGCCGCCGAGGCGGCGCCCGGCGTGGCCCCGGCCGATACCACGGCGGCGCCGCCCACCGTGCAGCCCGCGCCGCTGGACGCGCCGCCGCCGCTGGCCCAGCCGGCCGCGCCCGCCAAGCCCGCGAATACGCCCAATGTGGGCGGCGTGTCCGGGGTGCGCCTGAACAACTACGACAAGCCCGCGACGCCCTGATCGCGGCCGCGTCCCGCTGGTTCCGAAACCCGCCTTCCGGCGGGTTTTTTATTGCCGGTCGCCGGCGCGGGCGGGGAGGCGCGGGGCGGGCGCGCGGGCGCCGGGACCACGGCCTGACCAGGCGCCAGCAGGCTCCGGGGGATGGCTTTGTGATCGTGCGTTTCGGGGTTTTCCCTGTGATTTCTCACTAGGTGGGAAAAATTTTGGTTGTAACCACCATAAATTGATAATCTCGCCGCCGTCACCACCAGGAGAGCTTGTTGATGGATCAGTCGGTAGGACCGGGCGCGGACCGGGTGCTTTACGTGTTGGCCACGCTGGCCCGGCACGATGGCCCCCTGAGCATCGCCGCGCTGGCGGAGAAGACCGGCCTGGCGCAGAGCACGCTCTACCGCCAGGTGGCGCTGCTCAAGCGCTGGGGCTTCGTCGCCGAGCACGAGGGCGAGTACGGCCCCGGTCCGCTGTGCGTGCAACTGGCCTGGGGCTTCGACCAGTCGTCGTTCCTGATCCATGAAGCGCAGCCGGACATGGCGGCATTGGCCGCCGCGTCGGGCGAGACCATCGGCCTGCTGGTGGCGGTCAAGGACCAGGCCGTGTGCCTGGACATGGTCGAGAGCCAGCATCCGCTGCGCTGTTCCTTCACCAAGGGCCGCGGCCTGCCGCTGGTGCGCGGCGCCTCGGCCAAGTCGCTGCTGGCTTTCATGCCGGTTCCGCGCCAACAGGCCGCGCTGGCCATCCTGGCGCGGGAGTCGGGCGTGGATCCGACCCGCCTGGCCGACGAACTCGAGGCCATCCGCGCCCAGGGCTATGCCGTGACCGACAGCGAAGTCGACGCCGGCGTCTGGGGCGTGAGCGTGCCGATCTTCCAGCGCGCCAACCAGGCGGTGGCCTCCATCACGCTGATGGCCCCGTCCACCCGCGCCGCCCAGCGGCCGCAGGCCTTCATCGACCTGACCGTCGCGGCCGCCCGCCGCATCTCGGGCAGGCTGCAGGCGCACTGACGCCGCCCATTTCCGCATTCCACGTTGTCCCCGACATTCCCGCCGCCTCTCTAGACGCCACACCCCACGCCGTACCGATCGCCGTATCCGTATCCACTTCTTCCTATCAGGATTCGCCATGACTACTCGCCGCACCCTGCTGACCGCCGCCCTGACCCTGGGCCTGGCCTGGAGCATGGGCACCGCCCACGCCCAGGAAACCATCCGCGCCGTGACCGACGCCACCTTCCCGCCCATGGAGTTCGTCAAGGACGGCAAGCGCACCGGTTTCGACATTGAACTGGTCGAGGCCCTGGCCGCCGCCATGGGCAAGAAGGTCGAATGGATCGACATCGACTTCAAGGGTCTGATTCCCGCCCTGCAGGCTGGCCGTGCCGACATCGCCGTGTCCGCCATCTACATCACGCCCGAGCGTGCCAAGGTGGTGGACTTCACCGACCCGTACTACGCCGGCGGCCTGGTCGTGATGACCAAGAAAGACGGCCCCATCAAGACCCTGAAGGACCTGGACGGCCGCAAGGTGTCGGTGCAGGTCGGCACCAAGTCGGTCAACTACCTGAAGGACCACTACCCGTCGGTGCAGCGCGTCGAGGTCGAGAAGAACCAGGAGATGTTCAACCTGGTGCAGATCGGTCGCGCCGATGCCGCCGTGACCGGCAAGCCGGCCGCCAAGCTGTTCGCCCAGAGCACCACCGACCTGACCGTGCTGGGCGACCAGATCACCACCGAGGACTACGGCATCGCCGTGCCCAAGAACAAACCGGAGCTGACCCGCGGCCTGAATGAGGCGTTGCAGAAGATCAAGGCCGATGGCAGCTACCAGGCCATCGTCAACAAGTGGTTCGAGGCGCCCGCGAAATGAACCTGGATTTTGCCCCCGTCTTCGCCGACTTCGACGCGCTGGTGCGCGGCGCGGTGGTCACCGTCGAGGTGACCGCCGGCGCCTTGCTGCTGGGCTGCGTCATCGGCCTGCTGGTCGGCGTCGGCCGGCTCAACCCGCAACGCAGCATCATCTACAACCTGTGCAGCGTCTACCTGCTGTTCTTTCGCGGCACGCCGTTGCTGGTGCAGCTGTTCATCTGGTTCTTCGGCCTGCCGCAATTCGGCGTGACGCTGCCGGCGTTCGCCTGCGGCGTGCTGGGGCTGGGCATGTATTCCGGCGCCTACGTGTCGGAAATCGTGCGCGGCGCGATCCAGTCGGTCGACCGCGGCCAGACCGA
The window above is part of the Achromobacter deleyi genome. Proteins encoded here:
- a CDS encoding OmpA family protein, with product MSLISPSLAQRIEQARQAQLRAQKAAANSGWRPSKSDRKDRYARWHVDETVESDAENWLLSYLDLITLLLAMLVVMLAVSRLHGGFQDAGEQPVDLVGSLAAKGLPAYDGEYAEFDTPAIPASWADAGKPAASAAATAAAADAPAAEGEVLAQAAPPLKAPSKESLGLGDLGKSVDVIINEQSVSFRISNELLFPSGQATLSPSGLDVIKRLAAILNKNEYQVSVEGHSDPVPIQTRQFASNWELSSSRATSVLRELVRDGVAGSRLRAVGYAETRPIESNDTPAGRAANRRVELIMDITAPAKPAQAEVKGADGKAATAANGKAAPTSTASAPAAKPADAPPAAVAAPAPAARSEAASPDAAPAPSTLTPTEATAATQS
- a CDS encoding motility protein A; protein product: MNPSTVIGAVVGLLTLVIVIALAATNPGMYFNLPGLAIVLGGTAAALFIAYPLSEVMRVFKLVGTVFRHDQHDQQRDIEELVNMAQLWMNTDVHKVELELKKVTNPFLRTGVQLIIDNTPEDQIIELLQWRVARLKAREMAEAQMFRVMATFAPAFGMLGTLVGLINLMAVLGDGSMTTIGQQLAIGLMTTFYGILLANLVCKPIAVKLERRTARRVESMNMVLQGISMMCEKRGPAVVRETLNSFVMHVEDEIYDGGASAPRGKTEGQVSTAAKPVSITRPAAARQ
- a CDS encoding GNAT family N-acetyltransferase; this encodes MPDHAPHPPLSTERLLLQPLCLDDAPAIQRIFPQWEVVRYLAEQVPWPYPADGARTYVEQVALPAMRRGVQWHWSLRPRTEPDRLIGLISLMRDDPGNHRGFWLDPLYQGQGYMTEASEAVTAYWFEVLGQPVLRAPKAVANDGSRRLSDRTGMRRVATEERGFVSGRQMAEIWEITREEWQARKR
- a CDS encoding NYN domain-containing protein; this encodes MNANENVSMALFCDFENVALGVRDTKYQKFDIRPVLERLLLKGSIVVKKAYCDWERYKEFKAPMHEANFELIEIPHVRQSGKNSADIRLVVDALDFCYTKSHVNTFVIISGDSDFSPLVSKLRENNKKVIGVGVKQSTSDLLIANCDEFIFYDDLAREGQRAADARRDNRGGGNAGQRRSPDEERRRKEELEARKTQAVDMVVETFEALMAERGDSGKVWASALKDALKRRRPDFNESYYGFRAFGNLLDEAQSRGFLDVGREEKSGTYVYRDSAGGTPAKVGGKPALRAMAAAVEAPESAADAAPGAPADEADAKPARGARGGRKNASGGRGGRQGAGQASGRQAGDRDSGEPAAREEREAWPRQGQATAAVEASAAVTQAAPVSPPASISEPAAVPASDDVQSAAEAQAPAEPKSRRGARSGRGAAKTARTAKAPATTASDADSGAAAPSAGRAKATAPAVADGPAPESTAPDNAAPDAAPAKPARKTATRARRPRKAADAE
- a CDS encoding AraC family transcriptional regulator, with the protein product MPARLSASPPRPAASPLIAPNLAAAPDGPALLAVRRQDTALRHTALHQHARGQLFGAYRGLLTVLAGDRQWVAPPAHAIWIPPDCPHGLRSHGPYAGYSVYLSPAACAELPAAPCALQASALLLAAVERAAGWPDAAWNAAQVRIAEVVRDEIRTLPRAGDGLTLPREPRLQRLALALSDAPADTRPLAAWADTIGMAPRTLARRFLAETGLSLGVWRQRARLMRAQEMLAAGHGVTAAALESGYDNVSAFIAMFKREYGVTPGRYDGRGPVTD
- a CDS encoding YgfZ/GcvT domain-containing protein is translated as MHAFHSSIPARAEGCAQLAPLDDFTVFSAAGADALTFLHGQLTQDVTGLTADAARLAGYCTAKGRLLATLVMWRGAAPTEDAPQLYALVRQDLAAALIKRLSMFVLRAKVKLAPAALHVAGVQADPAQLAALEAAAGALPRTPWQRVELPSGTWIAAPSASAASRWWWIASDEQLAAAAPLAAVLGLAPAAQWHAADLAAGIPWITTATQDVFIPQTVNLDLIQGVSFTKGCYPGQEVVARSHYRGTVKRRMAFGTIADAGVADAGLAGQDVFDATQPGEPTGRIVDAARGQDGVSVLFETTLAALPEGDLRLGAADGPRIAAAPLPYSITP